A stretch of Mauremys reevesii isolate NIE-2019 linkage group 25, ASM1616193v1, whole genome shotgun sequence DNA encodes these proteins:
- the RDH5 gene encoding retinol dehydrogenase 5: MWLYVGLAALVWALGWYLRDRQSLASVQDKHVFITGCDSGFGHMLAKRLDRKGFRVLAGCLTQRGADNLQRSSSPGLRATLLDVTSSESIQRAVEWVRAEVGEKGLFGLVNNAGVANPIGPTEWMRIQDFRQVLAVNTFGLIEVTLGLLPLLKRARGRVVNMSSILGRLSAGGGGYCVSKYTVEAFSDSLRRDMYHFGVRVSIVEPGFFKTAVTSLDAIEASLQQLWSQLAPEARQSYGEDFFQQYLKVQRLIMNFICDPDLSKVTSCMEHALQAKHPRTRYSPGWDAKLLWLPASYLPAFLVDVVLATILPKPARRIR; the protein is encoded by the exons ATGTGGCTCTACGTGGGCCTGGCCGCCCTGGTGTGGGCGCTAGGCTGGTACCTGCGGGACCGGCAGAGCCTGGCCAGCGTCCAGGACAAGCACGTCTTCATCACGGGCTGCGACTCGGGCTTCGGGCACATGCTGGCCAAGCGGCTGGACAGGAAGGGCTTCCGGGTGCTGGCCGGCTGCCTGACCCAGAGGGGAGCCGACAACCTGCAGCGCAGCAGCTCGCCCGGCCTGCGCGCCACCCTGCTCGACGTGACCAGCAGCGAGAGCATCCAGCGAGCCGTGGAGTGGGTGCGGGcggaggtgggggagaaag GTCTCTTCGGGCTGGTGAACAACGCGGGGGTGGCGAACCCCATCGGCCCCACCGAGTGGATGCGGATCCAGGATTTCCGGCAGGTCCTGGCCGTTAACACCTTCGGCCTCATCGAGGTGACCCTGGGGCTCCTGCCGCTGCTGAAACGGGCGCGGGGCCGCGTGGTGAATATGTCCAGCATCCTGGGGCGGCTCTCGGCCGGCGGCGGCGGCTACTGCGTCTCCAAGTACACGGTGGAGGCCTTTTCCGACAGCCTGCG GCGGGACATGTACCACTTCGGGGTGCGCGTGTCCATCGTCGAACCCGGGTTCTTCAAGACGGCCGTGACCAGCCTGGACGCCATCGAGGCCTCGCTGCAGCAGCTGTGGAGCCAGCTGGCGCCCGAGGCCAGGCAGAGCTATGGGGAGGATTTCTtccagcagt accTGAAGGTGCAGCGGCTCATCATGAATTTCATCTGCGACCCCGACCTGAGCAAGGTGACCAGCTGCATGGAGCACGCGCTGCAGGCCAAGCACCCGCGGACGCGctacagccctggctgggacgccAAGCTGCTCTGGCTGCCGGCCTCCTACCTGCCGGCCTTCCTGGTGGATGTGGTACTGGCCACGATCCTGCCGAAGCCGGCCCGCCGCATCCGCTAG
- the CD63 gene encoding CD63 antigen produces MALEGGMKCVKFLVFFFNFLFWLCGVALIVIGVLVQIDLNKTLIMHSASASGAPIVIIVVGVVIFFVSFFGCCGASKENYCMVTTFAILLTCIFLVEIAAAIAGYIFKDKVRTALQDGLEDAVRKYGNDSLIRDTMDELQRKYSCCGAQNYTDWFGVEPFQSDRSVPKSCCRANATMATCNINPTAATINVQGCAGSIEAWLKKHIVIVAAVALGIAFFELLGIVFACCLMKGIRSGYEVM; encoded by the exons ctctgcggcGTCGCCCTCATCGTCATCGGGGTCTTGGTGCAGATCGATCTCAACAAGACGCTGATCATGCACAGCGCTTCGGCCTCGGGCGCCCCCATCGTCATCATCGTGGTGGGCGTCGTCATCTTCTTCGTCTCCTTCTTCGGCTGCTGCGGGGCCTCCAAGGAAAACTACTGCATGGTCACCACG TTCGCCATCCTGCTCACCTGTATCTTCCTGGTGGAGATCGCGGCTGCCATCGCCGGGTACATCTTCAAGGACAAG gtcCGCACCGCACTCCAGGACGGCCTGGAGGACGCCGTGAGGAAATACGGCAACGACTCGCTGATAAGGGACACCATGGACgaactgcagaggaag TATTCCTGCTGTGGAGCCCAGAACTACACCGACTGGTTCGGCGTCGAACCGTTCCAAAGCGACCGCAGCGTTCCCAAATCCTGCTGCCGGGCAAACGCCACCATGGCCACCTGCAACATCAATCCCACGGCTGCCACCATCAACGTCCAA GGCTGTGCGGGCAGCATCGAGGCCTGGCTGAAGAAACACATCGTGATCGTGGCGGCCGTGGCGCTGGGCATCGCCTTCTTTGAG CTCCTGGGCATCGTCTTCGCCTGCTGCCTCATGAAGGGCATCCGGAGCGGCTACGAGGTCATGTAG
- the BLOC1S1 gene encoding biogenesis of lysosome-related organelles complex 1 subunit 1, giving the protein MLSRLLREHQARQSERREQQERRRREAIAAATCLTEALTDHLNVGVAQAYVNQRKLDHEVKTLQIQAAQFAKQTGQWISMVENFNQALKEIGDVENWARSIELDMRTIATALEYVYKGQLQPSSS; this is encoded by the exons ATGCTGTCCCGGCTGCTGCGCGAGCACCAGGCCAGGCAGAGCGAGCGCAGGGAGCAGCAAG AGCGGAGACGGCGAGAGGCCATTGCTGCAGCCACGTGCCTGACCGAGGCCCTGACGGATCACCTGAACGTCGG ggtgGCCCAAGCCTACGTGAACCAGAGGAAGCTGGACCATGAGGTGAAGACGCTGCAGATCCAAGCTGCCCAGTTCGCCAAGCAGACGGGCCAGTGGATCAGCATGGTGGAGAACTTCAACCAGGCGCTCAAG GAGATCGGCGACGTGGAGAACTGGGCGCGCAGCATCGAGCTGGACATGCGGACCATCGCCACCGCCCTGGAGTACGTCTACAAGGGGCAGCTGCAGCCCTCCAGCTCCTGA